The Heyndrickxia vini genome contains a region encoding:
- a CDS encoding ring-cleaving dioxygenase, whose product MKSVGIHHITAIVGDPQENVRYYSDILGLRLVKKTVNFDDPGTYHLYFGDKNGSPGTIITFFPWENAYPGKIGDGQVGVTSYAVPTGALPFWKSRLNEHDIEFTNIIRFDEESILFKDPHGLLLEIVEREEGNTSEWSVGQIHSEVAIKGFAGATLFSSSPNQTMRLIEEDLGLQKVGEDEEYIRFKSEADIGNIIDVKRTPYGSRGKMGVGTVHHIAWRTKDDEEQIQWQTYFNELGYQVTPVQDRNYFNSVYFRETGGILFEIATDPPGFMIDEQVDNLGEKLMLPPRYEMYRERLETVLPPITPSKRSE is encoded by the coding sequence ATGAAAAGTGTAGGAATCCATCATATTACTGCGATTGTTGGTGATCCGCAAGAAAACGTCCGTTATTATTCCGATATATTAGGACTTCGATTAGTAAAAAAAACGGTAAACTTCGATGATCCCGGAACGTATCATTTGTACTTTGGGGACAAAAACGGCAGCCCAGGTACAATCATTACCTTTTTTCCTTGGGAAAATGCCTATCCGGGTAAAATTGGAGATGGGCAGGTTGGAGTCACATCCTACGCGGTTCCAACAGGTGCATTACCATTTTGGAAAAGTAGATTAAACGAACACGATATCGAGTTTACAAACATTATACGTTTCGATGAAGAATCCATTCTTTTTAAAGATCCACATGGATTACTATTGGAAATCGTGGAAAGAGAAGAAGGCAACACAAGTGAATGGAGTGTTGGTCAAATCCATTCCGAAGTAGCAATCAAAGGTTTTGCCGGCGCAACACTATTTTCAAGCTCACCTAATCAAACAATGAGATTAATAGAAGAAGACCTAGGCTTGCAAAAGGTGGGGGAGGATGAAGAATATATCCGATTTAAATCCGAAGCAGATATTGGCAATATCATTGATGTAAAACGCACTCCTTATGGTAGCAGAGGGAAAATGGGGGTCGGAACGGTACACCATATTGCATGGCGAACGAAAGATGATGAGGAACAAATTCAATGGCAAACGTATTTCAATGAACTAGGATATCAAGTAACACCTGTTCAAGATCGTAATTACTTTAATTCCGTTTATTTTCGCGAAACAGGTGGAATCTTATTCGAGATTGCAACTGATCCACCAGGTTTTATGATTGACGAGCAAGTGGATAATCTAGGTGAAAAATTAATGCTTCCTCCAAGATATGAAATGTATAGAGAACGGCTAGAAACGGTATTACCACCGATTACACCAAGTAAAAGGAGTGAATGA
- a CDS encoding MFS transporter, which translates to MKKHTIASHNITILFWVQFFSTISFLQPVMTLFYMERGLTESEIFLVLMCWSGAVMLGEVPAGVFADRFGAKKSFIIGGFIKIISYSFLFIAQEPWLFFLYSGLNGFSVTFFSGADEALIYESLKESDEQNLMDHAMGKIQSAGFISMIAAVLFGAYMAKDLREDQFQLLIGLGMLFYIIELILLFFVKNPSNQASYRENPFTQVVKGIKVIRKCPSLLWMFMNVTLVFIPAAAVYDYFNQPLFTNAGIPVAYIGILYAIAAVIGYFSSNSVGWMASRYSRVFLMHVTGWIAVIGLVISAIFGETLWMIIGAFFLLRFVRSIRYPIYSQLSNDIIPSEVRATTISLLSILDSVLDLIVFGLLSFVAIKGVPTILLGCAIVAMIGTILPIKAKVLK; encoded by the coding sequence ATGAAAAAGCATACAATTGCCTCACATAATATAACGATTTTATTTTGGGTTCAGTTTTTTTCAACGATTAGTTTTTTGCAGCCAGTCATGACCCTTTTTTATATGGAAAGGGGGTTGACCGAATCCGAGATTTTCCTCGTACTTATGTGTTGGAGTGGGGCTGTTATGCTGGGGGAAGTTCCAGCAGGTGTGTTTGCAGATCGATTTGGCGCAAAAAAGTCCTTTATCATCGGAGGATTCATAAAAATAATTAGCTATAGCTTTTTATTTATTGCGCAAGAACCGTGGCTTTTCTTTTTGTATAGTGGGTTAAATGGTTTTTCGGTTACTTTCTTTTCGGGAGCGGATGAGGCGCTGATTTATGAATCATTGAAAGAAAGTGACGAACAAAACTTAATGGACCATGCGATGGGGAAAATTCAGTCAGCGGGCTTTATTTCGATGATAGCGGCAGTACTTTTTGGTGCCTATATGGCCAAAGATTTAAGGGAAGATCAGTTTCAACTATTAATTGGATTAGGCATGCTCTTTTATATAATAGAATTGATTCTATTATTCTTTGTTAAAAATCCATCTAATCAAGCATCCTATCGCGAAAATCCATTTACTCAAGTAGTTAAAGGCATAAAGGTTATTCGTAAATGCCCATCACTTTTATGGATGTTTATGAATGTTACATTGGTATTCATACCCGCTGCTGCAGTATACGATTATTTTAATCAACCTTTATTTACTAATGCTGGGATTCCGGTCGCATATATTGGAATTCTTTATGCGATTGCAGCTGTTATTGGCTATTTCTCTTCTAATTCAGTTGGATGGATGGCAAGCCGTTACTCAAGAGTATTTTTAATGCATGTCACTGGATGGATTGCTGTTATCGGTCTAGTCATTTCGGCCATATTTGGAGAAACATTGTGGATGATTATCGGTGCGTTTTTTCTATTGCGATTTGTTCGGTCGATTCGCTATCCGATCTACTCACAGCTAAGTAATGACATCATTCCGTCAGAAGTGAGAGCGACGACGATATCATTATTGTCAATTCTAGACTCAGTGCTTGATTTAATCGTTTTTGGACTATTATCGTTTGTAGCTATCAAAGGGGTACCGACGATATTACTTGGTTGTGCGATAGTGGCGATGATTGGTACCATTTTACCGATAAAGGCAAAGGTTCTAAAGTAA
- the gatA gene encoding Asp-tRNA(Asn)/Glu-tRNA(Gln) amidotransferase subunit GatA — protein sequence MALFDHKISELHEFLHKKEVKVSELVEESYQRIQEVESKVQAFLTLDEETARAKAKQLDEALGSEESNQPLFGMPIGIKDNIVTKDLRTTCASKILENFDPIYNATVMNKLHNAGTITIGKLNMDEFAMGSSTENSGFHKTFNPWNVNTVPGGSSGGSAASVAAGEVPFSLGSDTGGSIRQPAAFCGVVGLKPTYGRVSRFGLVAFASSLDQIGPITRNVEDNAYLLQAISGVDPHDSTSANVEVPNFVQSLTGDIKGLKIAVPKEYMGEGVNEEVRQSVLDALKVLEGLGATWEEVSLPHSKYGTAAYYLLSSSEASSNLARFDGVRYGYRTPNAENLIDLYKKSRSEGFGEEVKRRIMLGTFALSSGYYDAYYKKAQQVRTLIKNDFEDVFEKYDVIIGPTTPTPAFKIGEKTSDPLTMYANDLLTIPVNLAGVPGISVPCGFTNGLPLGLQIIGKHFDEATVYRVAHAFEQATNFHKEKPQL from the coding sequence TTGGCTTTATTTGATCATAAAATCTCTGAGTTACATGAATTTTTACATAAAAAAGAGGTCAAGGTTTCAGAGCTCGTTGAAGAATCTTACCAACGAATCCAAGAAGTTGAAAGCAAGGTTCAGGCATTTCTTACACTAGACGAAGAAACAGCACGTGCTAAAGCCAAGCAATTGGATGAAGCACTAGGTTCTGAGGAATCGAATCAACCACTCTTTGGAATGCCAATTGGAATCAAGGATAATATTGTTACAAAAGATCTTCGCACCACATGTGCAAGTAAAATCCTCGAAAATTTTGACCCAATTTATAACGCGACAGTTATGAATAAATTACATAATGCAGGTACAATTACAATTGGAAAATTAAATATGGATGAATTTGCAATGGGGTCATCAACGGAAAACTCAGGCTTTCATAAAACGTTCAATCCTTGGAATGTAAATACGGTTCCAGGTGGATCTTCAGGAGGATCGGCAGCGTCTGTTGCCGCAGGTGAAGTGCCATTCTCTCTAGGATCCGATACCGGTGGATCGATTCGTCAACCAGCTGCTTTCTGTGGTGTTGTCGGTTTAAAACCAACTTATGGGCGCGTTTCCCGATTCGGCCTAGTGGCCTTTGCGTCCTCGCTCGATCAAATCGGACCAATTACGCGTAATGTGGAAGACAATGCCTATCTTCTTCAAGCAATTTCCGGAGTAGATCCACATGATTCTACATCAGCAAATGTCGAAGTGCCAAATTTTGTGCAAAGTTTAACAGGTGATATTAAAGGATTGAAAATTGCTGTCCCTAAAGAGTATATGGGTGAGGGTGTAAACGAAGAGGTTCGCCAGTCCGTTTTAGATGCATTAAAAGTGCTAGAAGGTTTAGGGGCTACATGGGAAGAAGTCAGTCTGCCACATTCAAAATATGGAACGGCTGCCTATTATCTTTTATCTTCTTCAGAGGCATCTTCAAATCTTGCTCGCTTCGATGGGGTCCGTTACGGCTATCGCACACCGAATGCGGAAAACTTGATTGATTTATATAAAAAATCACGCTCTGAAGGCTTTGGTGAGGAAGTAAAACGCCGCATTATGCTTGGAACCTTTGCGTTAAGCTCAGGTTACTATGATGCATATTATAAAAAAGCACAGCAAGTTCGAACATTGATCAAAAATGATTTTGAAGATGTATTTGAAAAATATGACGTGATTATTGGACCAACAACACCAACTCCAGCATTTAAAATCGGTGAAAAAACGTCTGATCCATTAACAATGTACGCAAATGATTTATTAACGATTCCAGTAAACCTTGCGGGTGTTCCTGGTATTTCCGTTCCATGCGGATTTACAAATGGCTTGCCACTTGGCCTGCAAATCATTGGAAAACATTTTGATGAGGCAACAGTTTATCGAGTAGCACATGCCTTTGAACAAGCAACGAATTTCCATAAAGAAAAACCACAGTTGTAA
- a CDS encoding thioredoxin family protein, which yields MPTLNEWFEKGIPVQDFVESMNVHKESLQSIYNRFQVSEADQAFFEELKAKDLRAIVITEDWCGDAMMNEPILMKMAEAANIEIRMVLRDSNLELMDQYLTNGTARSIPIFIFIDKNGEEKAVWGPRAPKVQEFVMELRSVLPPKEDERFEAEQKEVFKKITQAFTEDEKLWNEVYSSLKETLAKA from the coding sequence ATGCCAACATTAAATGAATGGTTTGAAAAAGGAATTCCGGTACAAGATTTTGTTGAGTCGATGAACGTACATAAAGAAAGCCTGCAATCAATCTATAATCGTTTCCAAGTTTCAGAAGCTGATCAAGCATTTTTTGAGGAATTAAAAGCAAAAGATCTTCGTGCCATTGTCATTACGGAAGATTGGTGTGGAGATGCAATGATGAATGAGCCAATTCTTATGAAAATGGCAGAAGCAGCGAATATTGAAATCCGTATGGTGTTACGTGATTCAAACCTTGAGCTAATGGATCAATATTTAACGAACGGCACAGCACGCTCTATTCCGATTTTTATTTTTATCGATAAAAATGGAGAAGAAAAAGCCGTTTGGGGACCTCGCGCACCAAAAGTACAAGAATTCGTAATGGAATTACGTTCTGTATTGCCACCAAAAGAGGATGAGCGTTTTGAAGCAGAACAAAAAGAAGTGTTCAAGAAAATCACTCAAGCCTTTACCGAAGATGAAAAGCTGTGGAATGAAGTATACAGTAGCTTGAAAGAAACATTAGCAAAAGCGTAA
- the gatB gene encoding Asp-tRNA(Asn)/Glu-tRNA(Gln) amidotransferase subunit GatB, with protein sequence MNYETVIGLEVHVELKTDSKIFSSAPAHFGAEPNTNTTVVDLGYPGVLPVLNKRAVEFGMKAAMALNCQIAPETKFDRKNYFYPDNPKAYQISQFDKPIGEHGWIEIEVNGEKKKIGITRLHLEEDAGKLMHTGDGYSLVDLNRQGTPLIEIVSEPDIRTADEAYAYLEKLKSIIQYTGVSDCKMEEGSLRCDANISIRPVGQKEFGTKTELKNLNSFNFVRKGLEYEEKRQIEVVSAGGVIDQETRRFDEATGKTLLMRVKEGSDDYRYFPEPDLVSIFIDEEWKERIRTEIPELPDARKKRYIEELGLPAYDANVLTVTKEMADFFEATVAAGGEAKQASNWIMGELSAYLNAEQKELNDIPLTPGSLASMIKLIENGTISSKIAKTVFKELVENGGEPEKIVKEKGFVQISDEGALLKIIDEVLASNQQSIDDFKNGKAKAVGFLVGQIMKATKGQANPPLVNKLLVQELNKR encoded by the coding sequence ATGAACTATGAAACGGTTATCGGACTAGAAGTCCATGTCGAGTTAAAAACAGATTCTAAAATCTTTTCATCAGCACCGGCTCATTTTGGTGCAGAGCCAAATACAAATACAACGGTTGTTGATTTAGGATACCCGGGTGTGTTGCCTGTTTTGAATAAACGTGCGGTTGAGTTCGGTATGAAAGCGGCGATGGCATTGAACTGTCAAATTGCACCTGAAACGAAATTCGATCGAAAAAATTATTTTTATCCAGACAATCCGAAGGCCTATCAAATTTCTCAGTTTGATAAACCGATTGGTGAACACGGATGGATTGAAATTGAGGTAAACGGTGAAAAGAAAAAAATCGGAATCACTCGTCTTCATTTAGAAGAGGATGCCGGAAAATTAATGCATACAGGTGACGGATACTCACTTGTCGATTTAAATCGTCAAGGTACACCATTAATTGAAATTGTTTCAGAACCAGATATTCGTACAGCAGATGAAGCATATGCTTATTTGGAAAAATTAAAATCGATTATCCAATACACAGGAGTATCTGATTGTAAAATGGAAGAAGGCTCCTTGCGTTGTGATGCGAATATTTCAATTCGTCCAGTAGGCCAAAAAGAATTTGGGACAAAGACGGAATTGAAAAACTTAAACTCTTTTAACTTTGTACGTAAAGGGTTAGAGTATGAAGAAAAACGCCAAATCGAAGTTGTATCTGCGGGTGGTGTAATCGATCAAGAAACACGCCGTTTTGATGAGGCAACAGGCAAAACATTATTGATGCGAGTAAAAGAAGGATCAGATGATTATCGTTATTTCCCTGAACCAGACCTTGTTTCCATTTTTATCGATGAAGAGTGGAAAGAAAGAATCCGTACTGAAATTCCAGAATTGCCGGATGCGCGGAAAAAACGTTACATTGAAGAGCTAGGATTGCCGGCATATGATGCTAACGTATTAACTGTAACGAAGGAAATGGCTGATTTCTTCGAAGCAACAGTTGCAGCGGGAGGAGAAGCGAAACAAGCTTCTAACTGGATCATGGGTGAACTTTCTGCCTACTTGAATGCAGAGCAAAAAGAATTGAATGACATCCCTTTAACTCCAGGAAGCCTTGCTAGCATGATCAAGCTTATTGAAAATGGAACGATTTCTTCCAAAATTGCCAAAACCGTCTTTAAGGAGCTCGTTGAAAATGGTGGCGAGCCTGAAAAGATTGTTAAAGAAAAAGGGTTTGTGCAAATTTCCGATGAAGGGGCATTGTTGAAAATTATCGACGAAGTATTAGCATCCAATCAACAATCTATTGATGATTTCAAAAACGGAAAAGCGAAAGCGGTTGGATTTTTAGTCGGGCAAATTATGAAAGCGACCAAAGGCCAAGCGAATCCTCCTTTAGTGAATAAGTTATTGGTTCAGGAATTAAATAAACGCTAA
- a CDS encoding alpha/beta hydrolase, with the protein MKHYFQKGTNSSKPVLLLLHGTGGNEHSLLQLAEMIDPEAPVLSVRGNVLEHGMPRFFKRLSEGVFDLEDLEFRTEELSNYLDEAAKEYNFDRQNIVAVGYSNGANIAASLLFYFEKALKGAILFHPMVPRRDLNIPSLKNTPIFIGAGTNDPLIPTSETEELKTILEDNEANVTLFWEHYGHQLTEAEVMNAVKWYRENFS; encoded by the coding sequence ATGAAACACTATTTTCAAAAGGGAACCAACAGTTCAAAACCTGTATTATTGTTACTACATGGAACAGGTGGAAATGAACATTCATTATTGCAGCTTGCTGAAATGATTGATCCAGAAGCACCTGTGTTAAGTGTAAGAGGAAATGTACTTGAACATGGGATGCCCCGCTTTTTTAAGCGATTAAGTGAAGGCGTATTTGATTTAGAGGATTTAGAATTTAGAACAGAAGAACTTTCCAACTACCTCGATGAGGCTGCAAAGGAATATAACTTTGATCGGCAAAATATTGTCGCAGTCGGCTATTCAAATGGAGCAAATATCGCTGCAAGCTTACTGTTTTATTTTGAAAAGGCATTAAAAGGGGCGATTCTATTCCATCCAATGGTGCCAAGAAGAGATTTAAACATTCCTTCTTTAAAAAATACGCCAATTTTTATTGGGGCAGGCACAAATGATCCGTTAATTCCTACATCCGAAACTGAAGAATTAAAAACAATACTTGAAGATAACGAAGCAAATGTCACCTTGTTTTGGGAACACTATGGCCATCAACTAACAGAAGCAGAAGTGATGAACGCTGTGAAGTGGTATCGTGAAAATTTCTCATAA
- the gatC gene encoding Asp-tRNA(Asn)/Glu-tRNA(Gln) amidotransferase subunit GatC yields the protein MSRISKDQVNHVANLARLEFDGEQTEKFTKQLDDIINLAELLNEVDTTNVEPTSHVLDIRNVLREDKAEPGLPQEEVLKNAPDKKDGQIRVPSIIE from the coding sequence ATGTCGAGAATTTCAAAGGATCAAGTTAACCATGTCGCTAATTTAGCGAGATTAGAATTTGATGGAGAACAAACGGAAAAATTCACAAAGCAATTAGATGATATTATCAATCTTGCAGAATTGTTAAATGAAGTGGATACAACAAACGTAGAACCAACCTCTCACGTATTAGATATTCGCAATGTCCTTCGTGAGGATAAAGCGGAACCAGGATTGCCGCAAGAGGAAGTATTGAAGAATGCTCCAGATAAGAAAGATGGACAAATTCGTGTACCATCAATTATAGAGTAG
- the aceA gene encoding isocitrate lyase, producing the protein MINEKASKLQESWELDERWKGIERTYSAEDVLKLRGSIDIEHTLARRGAEKLWHLLHEEDYVNALGALTGNQAVQQVKAGLKAIYLSGWQVAADANLSGHMYPDQSLYPANSVPHVVKRINQALQRADQIHHVEGDHSIDWFAPIVADAEAGFGGQLNVFELMKAMIEAGAAAVHFEDQLSSEKKCGHLGGKVLLPTQTAVKNLISARLAADVMGVPTLVVARTDANAADLITSDVDPYDAPFIIGDRTPEGFYRTKAGLDQAIARGLAYAPYADLVWCETSEPNLEEAKCFAEAIHEKFPGKLLAYNCSPSFNWKKKLDEATIAKFQQELGKMGYKFQFVTLAGFHALNNSMFELAKGYKERGMAAYSELQEAEFANEVYGYTATRHQREVGTGYFDEVSMIITGGTSSTTALKGSTEAEQFVDMK; encoded by the coding sequence ATGATAAACGAAAAGGCGTCGAAATTACAAGAATCATGGGAGCTTGATGAAAGATGGAAAGGAATTGAACGTACCTATTCAGCGGAGGATGTATTAAAGTTACGTGGATCGATAGATATTGAACATACACTGGCACGACGTGGTGCCGAGAAACTTTGGCATCTGCTTCACGAAGAAGATTATGTGAATGCATTAGGAGCCTTAACAGGCAATCAAGCGGTTCAACAAGTAAAGGCGGGACTAAAAGCGATTTATTTAAGCGGCTGGCAAGTAGCAGCAGATGCGAATCTGTCGGGACATATGTATCCGGATCAAAGTTTGTATCCTGCAAATAGTGTTCCACACGTAGTCAAACGAATTAATCAGGCATTGCAGCGTGCTGATCAAATTCATCATGTGGAAGGGGATCATTCTATTGATTGGTTTGCTCCAATTGTCGCTGATGCCGAGGCGGGTTTTGGCGGACAATTGAATGTCTTTGAACTCATGAAGGCAATGATTGAAGCTGGAGCGGCAGCTGTTCATTTTGAGGATCAATTATCGTCCGAGAAAAAATGTGGTCACTTAGGTGGAAAAGTATTGTTGCCGACCCAGACAGCCGTGAAAAACTTAATTTCCGCACGTCTAGCAGCAGATGTAATGGGCGTTCCAACTTTAGTTGTTGCGAGAACTGATGCAAATGCGGCTGATTTAATTACAAGTGATGTGGACCCTTATGATGCACCATTTATCATTGGTGACCGGACACCTGAAGGATTTTATCGTACAAAGGCGGGACTAGATCAAGCGATCGCTAGAGGTTTAGCATATGCACCTTATGCGGACCTCGTTTGGTGCGAAACATCTGAACCGAACTTAGAAGAAGCAAAATGTTTTGCCGAAGCCATTCATGAGAAATTCCCTGGCAAACTTCTCGCATACAACTGCTCGCCATCATTTAACTGGAAAAAGAAATTAGACGAAGCAACGATTGCTAAATTCCAGCAAGAGTTAGGGAAAATGGGTTATAAGTTCCAATTTGTGACGTTAGCAGGTTTCCATGCGCTAAATAATAGCATGTTTGAACTAGCAAAAGGCTATAAAGAAAGAGGCATGGCTGCTTATTCAGAATTGCAGGAGGCTGAATTTGCAAATGAAGTGTATGGCTACACAGCTACTAGACATCAACGTGAAGTTGGTACAGGATACTTTGATGAAGTTTCGATGATTATCACCGGAGGTACTTCCTCAACGACGGCATTAAAAGGGTCGACAGAGGCCGAGCAATTTGTCGATATGAAATAA